The Megalobrama amblycephala isolate DHTTF-2021 linkage group LG16, ASM1881202v1, whole genome shotgun sequence genome includes the window tcatcattttgtgtgaaaagaaACAGAAGGTGATGCTATTTTACTGCCTCCAGTTTTTGTTTCAGCGAGAAACTGCAGTGATTTGTTTAATTGGTACATGTTttgagttttgcaaaaatgtaggtAGAGGCACATTTTCACTTTTTAGTAGCCTACACTAGCACTTGAATTGCATCAAAGCTAACACAGCAATTAAAAGCCACAATTTCGATATCATGTGCCACATTTGATTTACTTCTCGATGAAACAAAACTATACCAATGTTTACGATTTTGCCTACTGAATAAATAATAGTAAGTTAGCTCTTTGTAAACATAGTGAAAGAATATAATCTCACCCAATATTGACTTTTTTTAATGGCCGTTCCCACTTTAGGCCTTCAGTGCCATTGTGTAAACAGAGGGGTCCCCGCACCAGCCCCATCCCACTGACCACGAAACAGAACCCAGCTGCCACAATGACCAAACATGTGTATCCCAACTTACGCAAAACCTGGACACAAGACAAGAACACTCAGAATAGTTTACATGATGTTACATCATAAGGACAGGATATTTGTTCAAAACATCATGTTAATAAGTTATTATTCAAATGGTGAAAATACGACAACAACAAAACTAATGCGTAATACAATACAATTATCTTACCTCAGCAGTAAAATAACAACATCCTTTCTTTTCGTAGTGTGTTGTAAAGCCTCGAGCAGCCACAAGCAcctgacaaaacaaaacagtcatCAGAGCAGTCTTGTTTGACGTAAAATACAGTTGTGTCATGTGATGGTGAAGCCCTactgattcagttcagttcaagaCAAGGAGGACAAAATCTCTTTCAACTGAGGATGTTGAAACCAGAACAATAATAAAACCTTATTAAGGAACACAACTGTGTATATATGTTATTGTATATATTAaggtcattattatttatttatttgaattattatacaatttttataatatacacattaatttttttcattaattttacaATGTTATTATAATTGAAAGATGTCTTTATCGTGTAATTAAACAGTATCAGATTTCCTATAACCGATAAAGGACTTGAAAAGCACAGCTAGCGTAATAAAAACTCACCAGAAGGCCAGATGACCATATACCAGAGCACCATATGGCCTCTCTGGTCACATGACGCTCTGTCAGGTACTGATACTTCATGTCAGGaaacaacagcagcacatttgCCACCATGCAGACGATGGCTATCGGGATCAGAGCCATTCCCACACACTTGGAGCAGTGACTGACACACATCTCAGCTCAGGGATCCTGTACATCAGACATTACAGTTCATTTTGTCATTGCTGAATCCACTTTATCCACATTAGTGTTTTGTTACTATATGTACAGTATGCATCATCATCATAAATGCTGTCTTTATGAACGATATGAATTTCATCGCTTTAGTTAACGAAATATGCAAACAAATGCCATCTGCTAGCAAAAATAATGGTAGTGCTCAAGCATCAAATATATTGTACTTTCTGGACCCGCTGTGTTTTGAGATAATGAAGAAAGCCTACCTGTTGAAAGCCTGTAGAATATGGTTTTAGGCTGACAGTCTGCTGTCTGGAATGCTCAGAAGAGTCTTCAGCTGTGATTGAGCATCTGAGTATTCCAGGATGAGGAACTTTGACTGCTTAAATACAGTGTTTCCTACCCACATTCatgacacacatacacagccAACTGAGGATGTTGAAACCAaatgggaaagaaaaaaaaaactgcccaAGTTTGCATATACAGTAACAATTcccaataaggtctcatttgttaacattagttaacatgaactaataagcaatatatttgtgcagcatttattaacctttgttaagATGTTCATGTTACAGTTCACAGAGCATTAACTAATGGTAACTTATACATGTGCTGTAGaataattgttcatttttagtttatggTAATTAATGTAGTTAACGAATATTAacatgaaaccttattgtagtgTTAGTCATTTACAATGTATTATCCAGTGACAGGCAAACAGTAAACACTGCCCATGTGAACTAAATCAGACAAAACAACAAATCAAGtggccggttgcataaactgTTAAGACTAGTCATAAAAGTTAGtcatctatttattttttttcttcaagactgCTTCTAGTcagttacaaaaaaatgtagaaCTGTCTACTTTGAATCAGAAAAGTAAGACCGATCACCTCTTGTCTTACTGCTATttggtcaaactagttcttgaagacacagtcttaacatAGTGGCTAACTTCTTGTAACTGGGCCCAAATCTCTTTAATAACACTACAGAAGACTATATACACAAGTTTAACTTAAATTAAAGTGTACAAAATATAAGGACTGGCAGcattcagacaaaaaaaaaaaaaaaaaaaaaaaaaaaaaaaaaaattggttacGATGGATTGCAGATTAacaactagaatgtacatttcctgaagaaaatgtgaatggtgcttgcagtggcaaaactcgGCACTGTGATGCATGTAACTGCAATAGAGCCAAATCAAGTCTGTATAATGTTCTGGTGCTGAAATATTGCTTATTCATGAAGTTACACGGTTTCTAGGGTACTCTAAATGGTTACTATGGTGTGCTTACACAGCATgatatttaaaaactatttgCCATTGTGAATCAAAAAAGCCCAACTCTGTGTTTTTACAATGTTCTGGTGCTAAGACATGGCTTGTTAATGTTGTTATACGATTGCTAGGGTGCAATAActggttgctagggcatggcTATGAAGTTATGTCACTACTTATTGGCTGCTTGATAGACTAATTCAGCTgagcccagccccaagtctctATTACCTTCTGATCCAAAGATATGATCTCTCAGATTTTGTcccaatgttaagtctatgggacttTTTTCAGCCGATTTTTTTGTCCGCTGgcgaacatcgtacacccgatcgcttagaaaagtcatagcacacctctcctcaatatGCCGGttgatttgacacctcattcattgGTCTACGTCAAACGGTGCATGACGAGTTGTACTGTAAAATTGTTGTGTAGTGTTGAGTAATGTTCAGTTTCCACTTTcctttccttaaaaaaaaaaaaaattgcattacaGTGAAGGATTTGTAATGAAGGAGAATGGGGCTAATTTATACAGTAGTAGGCTATGTAAGATGTAAACAATTTTTGTGTTACCATTTTACTCTGAAAAATCACTAAGTGGCTATGCAATTTTACAACTTTGATGTAACACCATAATCATTTAAACCCAAAAACTGATGATTTAACCAGCTTTATAGCTCAAATAATACACAAGTTTTAACAGAATGCTTTCCTAAAATTATAAGCATCAtcacatttgttttaaaattatcCAAAAATGATCGCACTTCCATTGTAACTGCCTCACTGTAACCTAGATTTTTGCATTTGTTCTTAAAGAATACTGCTGAACTTACATTTAACATTACATTGATTttctttaaatgtgaaatatttgtgTAAGTAATGTCACCAAACCAAAGAGCTAAAATAATGAGCTTGCTTTGTTTCAGTGTTCATTTCGTTAACGAAAACTATGATGAAAAATGTTCGTTGACGACCTTTTTTCCATGACTAGGACTAGACGATGAGAAGACGACACCAATGTCATTAAATGATAACTGTGACTAAATCAACACGTGCAATATTGTTGACGAAAAAAGACGAGACTGAAATGtggctaaaaaataaaaaaacttgacAGACAAGTAAGCTGGAGTTTAGCAATCTTTATTTGAGATTTTCTACTTAAATTAAAGTGTCATTCCGCAACCAAAGTGTAGGCTGATATCCAGCAGTGGCTCTCAAACTGATGCAAgttacgcgaacaaaatgctgagttttgCCGCTCGCTTAATTCTActccaacttaaaaaaaaaacaaaaaaacattaaaactgagCATGTATTTCTTGCAGGTAAAATGCCGTAAATACATGACATTCAAATGACCTCATCTTTCGTGGTCAAAACTGGACTGCATCCACGCCAGCAAATCGTTGCAACATTAGTGATTCTCGACAAtatacctttgtaaaagtggggatttagcactacTAGcttgaagaacaaatatagacacagactCCATAGAGATGTTAGATTAAAACTCtttgatacaaaaacataccattCTGTGAGTTATTAATTTTAATGCTGATCATATAATACCAGAAAGAATGCAATGTTTCCCGAATATCCACACaatttcaaatattcaaatatgacattgattttatgcaacagttcaacaaacaaaagggtaatattaaattatgtaCATCTTAGTATTGTCAGaatttttgctctattttgcaacaaaagccacagcagaactgcagcACAACAGCGGTGTTTTGTGAACGAatcgtcaatgattcaatgactcattcataaatacagccgcttgctttgatactgaaagaatgaatgactcgatgattcactcataaaaacagtgacttaccgccacctTCTGGTGGTTTTGTTGTAAAATTTATAAGTATGACTTTGTTTTTATCTtcattgtatttattgtttttttttttttaattattattatttaaagctttatttattttataaaggtatTTACAAAGGTAAAAAACATGCACTGGAAAAATCGATTTAAgcgggcaaatattgtcccttaatggaaaaagtgtaacagcagtctaagtggaaaagagggggtacgcagaagaaTGTTAAATCCCTCAAGGGGGTACAACACtataaaaagtttgagaaccactgaaaagGGATATGTAGAATTGCACAAGTGCTACTGCTAAGAGCGCAATGTCAATACAAATGTTGGTAACTGTAGCTTGACTAAAAGCAATGACTAAAACTTGACAAAAATGCACTGACTTTTTGAcaactaaaactagactaaaatatgTAAGACAAAAATGTGACTAAGACTAAAGAGCATTTTCGTCTCAAGAgaaagactaagactaaatcaaaaatggctgccaaaattaacactgctttgtTTGCGTTTGTTTGGACGAACCGAAACATTGGTTGAGCCGATGCCGCCATTGCTGTATCTGGCTGGCTGGAAAATTGAACGTCTCTGTACATTTTGATCTTCACATAATATCTCTTGAAAGAAGTGTGATTTATTGCattgaatgtgcactttttGTGCACTGCAAATCTTAAAAAtcgatatatttttaaaaaatgtaatagtaatattaatgaaataaaatgccaCTTACTGTAAGTGCACTGCACTTAACATGTACTTTCCACAAGTGATGGCTTCTGAAGCAAAATTTTGCTCATACTTTGCTAGTTTtattgcctggaaaatccagcctcaccactgtaccagcggataAGTCTGGTCAggcattgaatcaattcgatttctagggcggagcaaatccgagcaaacaggaagcgaagtaaaccaatcagagaagggtggatatgacgttagcaaagcgacaagaaagtcaacagcgaaaagtaaataattaatgtgtttttggtcatttaaaactgaattcacagctgaatagaacaaactctcgggtctcccgtgcgcaatctttgttgatattgaagggacttttgCCGCACTAgagatataaaaaataaacaaatctgattgcacggtacggtttggagttgacttgaggcgcgacggagggcggactgatcagactgatatatcttgtagaagatatatcattctggacttgccaggcaactagttttatgatgtttatgatgcttttatgtcctttttgaagcttggAAGCTGCAGTCCACATTCATTTTAGAATAGATTGATTAGTCTTCTAAAATTTCACCTTTAGTTTTCCAccaaagaaataaagtcagtttagtatgacatgagggtaagtaaattttcttttttgtgacaactattcctttaaccctctggtgctctgggtcatttatttatttatttattattttttttttttacctcactggaatggtacgaaacttggtaaaagttttggcacttgctatgtggggaaataataaataataataataaaaatacggACATAATTTGAAAATGTTAAATGGTCCTAAAAAAAGATTCTTGTACTccttaaaataaatagaaagcTAATTGCATCTAGTGGAAACGCTTGGTACTGCAAACaaacccaaacaaaatcttactgaaagctcaattttttgagatatcaacctcaaattcaGAACACAGCTTGTTTAGGGTTATGGCTTTGATTCACagttttaaagtaaaacatgttttggaaaaatatgtttcataaaaatacaaaatattgaaataaaaacattatcgaAACTAATATAGAGTACATTCATTTCAttgattgatttaaaaaaattggtCTTTTTGACCGCTGCGcgggttaaaggtgcccaagaattaaaaattgaatttacctcggcatagttaaataacaagagttcagtacatggaaatgacatacagtgagtctcaaactccattgtttcctccttcttatgtaaatctcatttgtttagaAGACCtccgaacaggcgaatctcaacataacaccgactgttacgtaacagtcgggatcattaatatgtacgcccccaatatttgcatatgccagctcatgttcaaggcattacacaagggcagccagtattaacgtctggatgtgcacagctgaatcatcagactaggtaagcaagcaagaacaatagcgaaaaatggcagatggagcaataattaCTGACATAAtgcatgataacatgatatttttagtgatatttgtaaattgtctttctaaatgtttcgttagcatgttgctaatgtactgttaaatgtggttaaagttaccatcgtttctacactttgtaaagatccattttgagggttatattagctgtgtgaactttgtttatgctatttaaggcaagcgcgagctccgtgggcggggagcgtgagcatttaaaggggccgcagcctgaatcggcacatatttaatgattccccaaaatagaccattaaaaaaatgaattaaaaaaaaatatattgggtattttgagctgaaacttcacagacacattcaggggacaccttagacttatataacatcttttgaaaaaacgttctacggcacctttaaacatacaATATGCAACATACAGTTTCTTCAATATACACTTATATCTGCACAATGTTCTTGCTTGGGTTTGAATGCGTAGTTTGTTACATATGCATCCCAGATTGTATCACAATTCTTTCATTTCACAATCGGTTAAGCTAAAAAAATTAAGGAAAGAGGGATACCTATTTTATTTAAGAGAATTAGCTCAATCATGTGGTTTTATTTAGACACCATTGTTAGCTCCCAGCATGATTTGCAAATGGCTGGAAATGAAgagtaaatattgaaattaagtgtcattttatgtgtttttgagtGAAGGGAAATATCTGTtgatgtttaatgttcagttatgtttgacatttaaaagagtttctgttatgttgAAGTTTTGAtcgttaccattgtgctgaagagtagagctcATGGTTGAGAATAACTGCATATACTAATACTTTGAAGCATGTTGCTTTGTTCAGTGAGCAAAAACTTTACTATTGCCAGTGCAGTAACAAGTTTTGTTCATACCTGTGCTGTGCTAGCTGAATACAGACTTTTACTTGTACAACATAAGCCAAAGTCAAATGTAAACTGGTCATTTACATTCACTCTAAATCACACACTTTTGAGTgtcaacttaaaataaaaaagcaaatttcactaaaaatattaaattgtgtCATAGACTAAATAATTTAAGAGATTTTACATGATTTATTCAAGTAGGTTCCATTTAAAGAAATCCAACCTTAAAAACTACTCAAAAATATTATGTGTAATATTGTTActatcattttgtttttaagtaCACAGCacataatatttttacagtgttcaAAAAGCATTGAATTGTTTgaattgtgaaagaattgtgAAATGAATTGTGATACAATCTGGGATGCGTGTGTGACAAACTATGCATTCAAACCCAAGCAGGAACATTGCGCAGATATGATACGTGTACAGTGAAGAAACTGTATGTTGCGTATTGTATCTTGATATTATTAGTCAAATGTTCTCAATATTTTCTATACAACACTGAACCACAattttactaaataaaatatacacactattttttttaatgaaaattacaAGACGatgattcattttttacagtgaaggtCAGTTTGTAGGacccatagtattttttttagtttgtgcTCTTTCTTTGAGATGATCAGATATCTGACCCACTTTGTGGTTGTGTGCAACAACTGGAAGGTCAGTGTATGACCAAACTATGATGCAGTTCTGTTGCATGTAAAGCACACGTCAAATGACCAGACCTCCATCAAAGTCAGCAAGCTCACAAGACAGTCCATGAATCAGGCTGCTGTGAGGGGATTTTTGTGCAGGCCTGTCAATCCAACAACTGCGGaattatttgaatttttaatcattttattttttttattaaacgtTACTACCGAACTTGAGAAATTTAGGTTGCTGGCATAAGGGAACATGTTCAATATTCACTCATCAAATATGAGGTTGTTTAATGGCTGATGCTTCAAGTCTGCATGAGATCAAAATTAACCTGATCTGCTTATTCTCATTTTGAATAATTATTCATGTTTGGggtcatttttgaaagaagtctcttatgctcaccaaggctgcattaatttgatccattacttttttcttttttcgttttttttttttttcaattccaTTTGCTGACTTCATCTTTAACAAGCAATTATCATTGCACACTTTTAATAGAATCCATTTAAATATAGCTCATTGGCTTCTTTCTATATAATCCTGGGGGAATTTTTGTCACAGAAACAAGGAATATTACTCATGTTGTATAAAGACACACGAGACTCAACTGGGAAGTGCTGCAACCAACTTTGACCCCATGTAAATATGggaaatactaaaataataccATAACAGGCTATAAGCAAAGCTAAAAGGAAGGAACTGTCTTTGAGCCGTTATAAACCTACTTTAGAGGAATCTGATGAGGCAAGACTAGAGCAAACTTCGAAAAGTCTGGTTCACTGATCATCTGACTGTTTCCCAGATTTCACATGACATTTCCGACGATAATACTTCTCAAAATGCAGTGCTTTTGCAATTCttatgtagaaaaaaaaaaaaaaaaaacaacaatagcGTCATGACAATGCAGATCAGCAGTTATGCCGAAGCTTTCCTGTTTAGGACAGATGTGAGTCACATTAGCGTTCTTCAAACTTAAGTTTAGGggtatgagaaaaaaaaaaggttacactttattttaaggtgtctgtgttacagtgtaattaaacATTTACGAACTGAGTAATAGTATGTAactgcatgtacttactatagggttagtttggtttagggttagttgcatttaattatgcataatttatagttattactacattaattacattaaaaacactaaaacagtgttaccaaaattcttttgaacttctgttaaataattaaataaaattgaaaccattattgaagttacaaaagctattcagtcaagagtgatTTCTTCGTGCTTTGTCATTTGATTAACTTTAAAACACAGAGTAGGAATAttagactgctgtccctttaagatattATTCAAAGATCCAGTACACTGATACTGACACACATGTGTTGTCTCTCGTTTTTCTCCACAGACATTACCTACTATGTTTGTTAGGATACTCACTAAGATGggcatgttgacaatttttgtgtgaatttgtctgttTAGGTGCAAGACTTCAAAGAGAATTTGTGCGAGTATTTGCACGATGTGACGCGGCTCCATGCACGCATTTCGGATGAGTACACACAAATTAcggatgaatgtttaaattggcaaggtttaaatgagtttagtttaaacacagatagcaacgtgacatgttcaggtctcacctgcgctcgcgtcacgcgctatcaacacccgggtgatgacgccGTAAATGACTGCTTACAGAGCTTTCGGCACAtcattgaacatttgtttacaatgagtgatatatatatatatttaaagggatactccaccgttttttcatattaaactatgttattcccttaactaagacgagttgatgcatacctctctcgtctcagtgcgtgcactaaatcgctctgtcttgcggcgaaactttgttagcacttagcttagcccagttcattcaataggggccaagcagagaagctaccaaacacctccacgttttccctatttaaatacagttactcgagtagtgtaactcgacctaggacggtgacacaaaacaaaacgttgcGCTTTTCTAAGCGTGTAAAATGGATAACTATATTGTATGGCGGAATACCATAGCAAGTGCTCGGGAGCACTTTGACTTGGCGCAGTAATATCTTCACTCGTGAAAAGTCCTCTCACCGGCCCCCGCTCCCTCTCATTTCCGTCAATAGAACCAACGTGACCTGCACCAGTAGTAATAGTTTGAGCAGAGTTGACGAAGTATCAGGTTGTAGGAAGATAGTTTGTGGACAATCATGGTTATAACGTGCATCGTAAAGGGTTGTGATAACAAGGAGAAGGTATATAGTGCCGTCATGTTTCACAGAATTCCAACTCACCACATACAGCGGAGAGCTTGGTTAGCTGCTTTGAACAAGAATCCAAAAACACCGTTGCTGTTCGCAACAGTCACACTTGCACCACCAATTGCTGTTTGCCCGTGTTCTTTCGCCGGCTCCGGTCTGTTCTGGTTCGTATCTTTTTTCCCTCTCACGGTCCATAAGAGCTAATTCCTCCTCCGTGTACTCGGGTTCAACAGATATGGCTCTGGGTCCGCTACAAACAAGTCATAATCATCTACAAAGTCCGCCATTGCAAATGATATCTTGCAGTTTGCTAATAGCACAGGTGGTAAAAGTCACGTGGTTCTATTGACGGAAATGAGAGGGAGGAGGAGAGGGAGCGGGGGCCGGTGAGAGGACTTTTCACGAGTGAAGATATTACTGCGCCAAGTCAAAGTGCTCCCGAGCAATTGCTATGGTATTCCGCCATACAATATAGTTATCCATTTTACACGCTTAGAAAAGCGCAACGTTTAGCGCAACACTactcgagtaactgtatttaaatagggaaaacgtggaggtgtttggtagcttctctgcttggcccctattgaatgaactgggcTAAGCTAAGTGCTAAAAGTTTCGCCGCAGACAGAGCGATTTAGTGCACGCACTGGACGAGAGAGGTatgtatcaactcgtcttagttaagggaataacatagtttaatatgaaaaaacggtggagtatccctttaatgtgtgtgtgtatatatatacacacacacacacacacacacacacacacacacacagtgcttcccacacagactttacttgggcgggccgcccattTTAAAGAGGGACTTGTAGAATTTCAAATCATGTTCGGAAGTAGtcacaccaacaacaaacatgTAACCAATCAACATTAGGGGCGTTTcaggagagagaacgagcaagagggagattgtCTGGAGCTGATGAGCTGATGGCGTTGGCGACTAACAACGAACACTTGTTTGCATTTACTCTTGTGCactgtacgttcattttttATGCTTCTTTGTCATTCGTTCATCAACTGCGCTTTATGTtttgtgaagcattttgttgcgcaTCAGCTGTgctaaacagacatccacttgcattgcgtgtgtaacagtggccagatagtaAGAGTTTTGCAGGTAAACTACTGCGCTGATGACTGCTAGAGAATCAAGTGCTTAGCGTCATTGGTAGTGCATTCGCCTCGCATGCCAGCTGTGATGGGGCCGGGGTTCAAGACTGACTCGGAGCAGGGTGCAACAATGTTAGACTGATTGGAGTGTAAGTTTTGGAGgcagagcaatgaagagaggggtcgGTTTATAGCCTTTGTATAATGTTttagatttcaaatatcaacaatgtccaatctgAGCGTAGTTCAAGATCTACTTACCGCACCTTTCCTGGACGGctgcccaagtatatttggagacacaccAGCCTGGAAGTTTTGCTTGCGTAAAAAACTTGATGCATTCAGGTTTTTATCCGGGTAGGAGCCCGAGATAATGGCCCTCCAACCAGGACTGGACACCCCTGGTACAGACATTGAATAACTGTGTATTGGCTTGTAAAAAATCTCCATTTTTTTCTCGCCCTAGGCGTTTTGTACCTGTATTTGATTTCTTTATTTCGTtctaaaatctgtgtcccattcactgagagacaCAAGAACAAGGTGTCAACCATCACTCCCGCTgacataatttacaatgcataataatgcataatattagtatttaATTACATGTAACAGTAgcctatgtaattaaaatgaatttcaataaataaaaatattgataaaattcacacattatttgttgtttgtcacatgcaagggttcacccaaaaatgaaaattctgtcatttattactcaccctcatgccgttccacacccgtaagaccttcgttaatcttcggaacacaaattaagatatttttgttgaaatccgatggctccgtgaggcctgcatgagcaatgacatttcctctctcaaaatccataaaggtactaaaaacatatttaaatcggttcatgtgagtacagtggttcaatattaatattataaagcaacgagaatattgttggtgcgccaaaaaaaacaaaataacgacttctatagtgatggccgattttaaaacactgcttcaggaagcttcagagcataatgaatcagcgtgttgaatcagctgttcggagcgccagcAGTTTggcacgcgatccgaatcatgattcgatatgctgattcataatgctctgaagcttcccgaagcagccatcactaaataagtctttattttgtttttttggcgcaccaaaaatattctcgtcgctttggggtggtttcccggacagggtttaaattaaacCAGGACAGGCCTTAATCCAGAATAGTTAATCATGGtttaaaaaatggctttctgaaacacagattaagttcagattactaaaacctggactatggagtcctgaattaaaataaaccagattaatttaaaaccaactgtgTTAATCTGAATTAGCACGAGAGAGGTTGCctgtaaaacatggaatgaaccaaaaacagcttaaaattgcatggaaaTGAGAAGCAAATCTAAGGAAAACCATGTCAGCAAAAAAGACTCCAATATAAAAACTTAACTAAAcaagagacatttattttaaagcaagcaaaatacatcagctgtgaaaaaaagaagaaatgcctGGAAATATGTTTGTAATGAATTCCTTTTAAATAGAtgaattgtatatatatatatatataataatcatatgattattaatgcttCTGTTTTGTCCTTTATATAGCAACAAACTAAACATAACTATTTACATGTGATAATCGGTGTTGGCTGGCAGTCTAGAAATGATACGGGTTTGATCCTAAGCACTATCATAGTGGCTGTttcattatatatgtatttataaaaaaaaaaaaaaaatcttgttagcaggtcctcaacccaagcacaagctc containing:
- the LOC125248488 gene encoding transmembrane 4 L6 family member 1 encodes the protein MCVSHCSKCVGMALIPIAIVCMVANVLLLFPDMKYQYLTERHVTREAIWCSGIWSSGLLVLVAARGFTTHYEKKGCCYFTAEVLRKLGYTCLVIVAAGFCFVVSGMGLVRGPLCLHNGTEGLKWERPLKKVNIGEELYLYDPERWASACEEPRGVVIWNIVLFSVLMAASGLEFIFCALHLLTALLEFMCGPGFWKNKVVPA